The sequence TAGGTTCGCCGATTCCAGCCGCTAGATAAACCGTAGGTATGTAGACCATCTTATTCAATAGGCACCAGTAGGTAGGTATGTAGATTGAGTTTGCTATTCTCATATCTCTCGCATTCAGTAGATAACAAGATACCATTACAGCACAGAGATCGCAGAGGAGACTCTTTCATGAGTTCCATATTAAGGGACGAGGTTCCTTGCTATTTCTCGGAAATGAGCAAGTACTAGGCAGTTTCTGGAAATTCAATCGAAAAGATAAAGAGTTGGCTTGAAGGGAGACGGGGACCGTGAGGTGGTACATTGCGaacatccatcatcatgCCCAGACAAACATGTCGATCAAAAATCAGACCGAGAAAAGAATTGTACTAGGTTTGTAGCCGTTTCGGAGTCGTCTCGGAGCTTGGAAGGAGTCGAGGATCGGTGCTCTGCAGCAGAGGTTTCTCGTGCACCTTCGGTGTACTACCATGTATACATACTATGATACCCGGTAggtaggtatctaggtacCCAGGACATTTCGCGGATGAGGATCTAGGTTTTTAAATATACCCGTGTATTTTCAAGGTGCCATTCGATGGAGGAAAAATTTATAGACACGATGAGATCTGATCGAGCAAACCCCGTAAATGGCAGCATCTGGTGGGGATTAACCAACTCGAGAAAAGGGCCAGTGTACGACATGACAAGcaaaagatcaacaagaagaaacaaaataCCCGGTTGCGCCACCCCGtcgtgaagaagaaaattggggcaaagaaaaacaaacaggggaaaaaaaactccaGCTAGTATGCTCAAGCCCATTTTTTATTTGAAAGCCGATAGGGGGAAGAAtggagagacaagagaaaaaaaaaggggatgGGGGCTAGTTGTCGTAGAAGGGATTCCCCATTTCCCCGTCACGCTTTGCAAACGAGGTGATTTGCGCCTCAAAAGCCATATGTACTTTGTCCATAGGGGGTAGCACCGTATGGAGTCTGGGCACTCGCCCCCCAGGGAGCATTTCCGTACGCGCCCATGTTGCCGTCAATTCCCTCGGGAGGCTCATATGCATCCTCGCCGGCGCCCATCATGTCGGCATCTTCGGGACCGCCAGCGGGACCATTCTCTTCCCCGGTGAGTTCGGACACGGTGAGGGCGAGCTTCTTCTGCAGGACAAAGATGCCCTGTTGAATGATCATGTCCGGCTCCAGGTTGCCAATACTCTCAACATCCAGGTAGAAAATGTTTGGTTCGGCGTCATAGTCAAAAGGTTGGTCCGGGTTGTTGGGTTGCTCCCAAGCGGCATTCTCGGAGATGGGCCTGGAATCATACAGAGATTAGCAAATCGAACATGGGATCTCCATCTGCGCAcaggtcgagaagaaaaggaaagattGCAGACAAAAGAGCATCGTGCTGAGAGAATCAAAGACGAAAGAACTGACCATTCCTTGATTGGATCCTGCTCATACCAGTAATCCACATGTTTCAAGTTATTGTGAGGGTCATATTCAAATCCCACAGCCGAAGTTGGAGCCCACTTGGCATGCTCTTTCGCAGTCCCCTTCTTGGCCAAACAAGTCAATTTGATCTCCTGACCCTTGGCCAATTTGCAGATCAGCGGGCCTTTGCCCTCGGGAT comes from Penicillium oxalicum strain HP7-1 chromosome I, whole genome shotgun sequence and encodes:
- a CDS encoding DNA-directed RNA polymerase II subunit RPB3 translates to MDYEMDLEPTGPQVTVREVEPHRVDFRLSSVDLAFANSLRRVILAEVPTVALDLIEIENNTSVIPDEMLAHRLGLIPLNAKNCEQDLEYTRDCDCEDHCVRCSVTLRLHVRCDSGIMSVYARDLMVQGERVNDTIGDPVITDPEGKGPLICKLAKGQEIKLTCLAKKGTAKEHAKWAPTSAVGFEYDPHNNLKHVDYWYEQDPIKEWPISENAAWEQPNNPDQPFDYDAEPNIFYLDVESIGNLEPDMIIQQGIFVLQKKLALTVSELTGEENGPAGGPEDADMMGAGEDAYEPPEGIDGNMGAYGNAPWGASAQTPYGATPYGQSTYGF